A window of the Phaseolus vulgaris cultivar G19833 chromosome 5, P. vulgaris v2.0, whole genome shotgun sequence genome harbors these coding sequences:
- the LOC137834134 gene encoding uncharacterized protein has protein sequence MGSSTNEAVQENLALSLSEFFVQANTFSHEAESKAKEQLALAEELALAKEQHEKQAQGFFIRETALNQELSALRQAKLEANKKLHDKGQEFTTLLGKVVPLRTQVVELQEEAATSKTKMANLEEQSVDREVQLGKVEAKLTAKAEALEKAKEELTLQAEDFEKAKAELLDDVVDAYAAGFEDALA, from the coding sequence ATGGGAAGCTCCACCAACGAGGCTGTGCAGGAGAACTTGGCTCTCAGCCTCAGTGAATTCTTTGTGCAGGCTAACACCTTCTCCCATGAGGCAGAGTCGAAGGCTAAAGAGCAACTAGCCTTGGCAGAAGAACTGGCCCTGGCGAAGGAACAACATGAGAAACAGGCTCAAGGCTTCTTCATTCGTGAGACTGCACTAAACCAGGAGCTAAGTGCCCTCCGACAGGCCAAGCTAGAAGCTAACAAGAAGCTCCATGACAAAGGCCAAGAGTTCACCACCCTACTGGGTAAAGTTGTGCCACTACGCACTCAGGTGGTGGAACTCCAAGAAGAGGCTGCGACCAGCAAAACTAAAATGGCCAACCTTGAAGAGCAGTCTGTTGATCGGGAGGTGCAATTGGGCAAGGTGGAGGCAAAGCTCACCGCAAAGGCTGAAGCCCTTGAGAAGGCCAAAGAGGAGCTCACCTTGCAAGCTGAAGACTTCGAGAAAGCCAAGGCGGAGCTCCTTGATGATGTTGTCGATGCCTACGCTGCAGGGTTCGAAGATGCTCTCGCTTAG